A genomic region of Alistipes megaguti contains the following coding sequences:
- a CDS encoding GSCFA domain-containing protein — MKFRTEIEPLHTDLTIGYRNHILSLGSCFATQMAERLEAAKFPVVKNPSGILFNPLSIAGAIRSYAAQQPVTREELGFDGELWYHFDFHGDLSAPTPDEALLRMNRARQLGAEALRRSDRVILTFGTAWVYEHRGRVVANCHRQPTSEFTRRRLSVEEIVGTLAELFDGPLAGKRILLTVSPVRHLGDGLSGNAASKATLRVAIEELTERFPQALYFPAFEILTDDLRDYRFYADDLVHPAPKAVDYLWERFTEALLDDEARRLLPEVESIVAAAAHRPRNPRSEAHRAFCRRQLERIAALPGLDFRTESALFRQCIEINS, encoded by the coding sequence ATGAAATTCCGCACCGAAATCGAACCCCTGCACACCGATCTGACGATCGGCTATCGCAACCACATTCTGAGCCTCGGGTCGTGCTTCGCCACACAGATGGCCGAACGGCTCGAAGCGGCGAAATTCCCCGTCGTGAAGAACCCCTCGGGCATCCTCTTCAACCCGCTGTCGATCGCCGGGGCGATCCGCAGCTATGCCGCACAGCAGCCCGTCACCCGCGAAGAGCTGGGCTTCGACGGCGAACTCTGGTACCACTTCGACTTCCACGGCGACCTCTCGGCCCCGACCCCCGACGAGGCCCTGCTGCGCATGAACCGCGCCCGGCAGCTGGGCGCCGAGGCGCTCCGCCGCTCCGACCGCGTGATCCTGACCTTCGGCACGGCCTGGGTCTACGAACACCGGGGGCGCGTGGTAGCCAACTGCCACCGGCAGCCGACATCGGAATTCACGAGACGGCGACTAAGCGTCGAGGAGATTGTCGGCACCCTTGCCGAACTCTTCGACGGACCGCTGGCCGGCAAGCGGATCCTGCTGACGGTGAGTCCCGTGCGGCACCTGGGCGACGGGCTTTCGGGGAATGCCGCGAGCAAGGCCACGCTGCGGGTGGCGATCGAGGAGCTCACCGAACGCTTTCCGCAGGCGCTCTACTTCCCCGCCTTCGAGATCCTGACGGACGACCTGCGCGACTACCGTTTCTATGCCGACGATCTGGTCCACCCCGCGCCGAAGGCTGTCGACTACCTCTGGGAACGTTTCACCGAGGCGCTGCTCGACGACGAGGCCCGGCGGCTGCTCCCCGAGGTCGAGTCGATCGTTGCGGCGGCGGCCCACCGTCCCCGCAACCCCCGCAGCGAAGCCCACCGCGCCTTCTGCCGCCGCCAGCTCGAACGGATTGCCGCCCTCCCCGGGCTCGATTTTCGGACCGAAAGCGCGCTTTTCAGACAATGTATCGAAATAAATTCGTAA
- a CDS encoding dCMP deaminase family protein, producing MGYQEEKQHQLDLRYLRMARIWAENSYCVRRKVGALIVKDKMIISDGYNGTPSGFENICEDENGKTKSYVLHAEANAITKVAKSANNCDGSTLYITAAPCIECSKLIIQAGIKRVVYSEDYRSEEGLDLLRRVGIECVQYKFEEIGVIG from the coding sequence ATGGGCTATCAGGAAGAAAAACAGCACCAACTCGATCTGCGCTATCTGCGCATGGCACGTATCTGGGCCGAAAATTCCTACTGCGTACGACGCAAGGTCGGGGCACTGATCGTCAAGGACAAGATGATCATTTCGGACGGCTACAACGGAACCCCCTCGGGTTTCGAGAACATCTGCGAGGATGAAAACGGGAAGACCAAGTCCTACGTCCTCCATGCCGAAGCCAATGCCATCACGAAGGTCGCCAAGTCGGCCAACAACTGCGACGGTTCGACCCTCTACATCACGGCGGCCCCCTGCATCGAATGTTCGAAACTCATCATTCAGGCCGGTATCAAACGCGTCGTCTACTCCGAAGATTACCGTTCGGAAGAAGGGCTCGATCTGCTGCGCCGCGTCGGCATCGAATGTGTCCAATACAAATTCGAGGAGATCGGGGTGATCGGTTAG
- a CDS encoding alkaline phosphatase family protein → MNKRLILLAIAALTAFAPAAAQPRLIVQIVVGSMRAGDLDRYAVNFDEGGFLRLTERGTVYSDARYDYLQTTTPVSLATLVTGAMPSTHGVIGPRWVDYTTNRTVSLIDGRRGPGAYHRIAPTLAETLLDQSPESQAVTIAAEAMSAVVMAGRGGEVFWLDSTRCDWISSPYYTEQLPEWIERSNRERYNLSYIGLEWRSLLEKSRYLNTRQHDIVLLGRNKKEDTNGQGRLKLTSDYERMLYTPAGNTAVLGLAKQAIAQYRLGADRTPDLLNICLDSPRRIAEAYGPESIEVEDMYYRLDRDLADFLTFLFAQVKDGNVLVVVTSDHGTSPSYDAGQQEAERFNSRQFEVIVNGFLNVRYGTGDWVVAYGDKSLWLNHNLIYERGLNLAEVQNEVAIFAMQFSGVSHALAATAMRTSYFGSGYARKMQNSFYPRRSGDVILNLMPGWIEEQERCWSMSGSMYGYDTEVPLIFYGQGAGPLRVNRRVEMTAVTPTLARVAGVREPAAAEGTVLEEIVDL, encoded by the coding sequence ATGAACAAGCGTCTTATTCTGCTCGCCATAGCCGCCCTGACGGCCTTCGCACCCGCCGCCGCACAGCCCCGTCTGATCGTTCAGATCGTCGTCGGATCGATGCGCGCCGGCGATCTGGACCGCTACGCCGTCAATTTCGACGAGGGCGGATTCCTCCGTCTTACGGAACGCGGCACGGTCTATTCGGATGCCCGCTACGACTACCTGCAGACCACGACCCCCGTCTCGCTGGCCACGCTCGTCACCGGAGCCATGCCCTCGACCCACGGCGTGATCGGCCCCCGCTGGGTCGACTACACCACCAACCGCACGGTCAGCCTGATCGACGGCCGCCGCGGCCCCGGAGCCTATCACCGCATCGCCCCGACGCTGGCCGAGACGCTCCTCGACCAGTCTCCCGAGAGCCAGGCCGTGACGATTGCCGCCGAAGCCATGTCGGCCGTCGTGATGGCCGGACGCGGCGGCGAAGTCTTCTGGCTCGACTCCACGCGCTGCGACTGGATCTCGTCGCCCTATTACACCGAGCAGCTTCCCGAATGGATCGAGCGCAGCAACCGCGAACGCTACAACCTCTCCTACATCGGTCTCGAATGGCGGTCGCTGCTCGAAAAGAGTCGCTATCTGAACACCCGTCAGCACGACATCGTCCTCTTGGGCCGCAACAAAAAGGAGGACACCAACGGACAAGGGCGTCTGAAACTGACAAGCGACTACGAACGGATGCTCTACACGCCGGCCGGGAATACCGCCGTGCTGGGGCTGGCCAAACAGGCTATCGCCCAATACCGTCTGGGCGCCGACCGGACGCCCGACCTGCTGAACATCTGCCTCGACTCGCCGCGCCGCATCGCCGAGGCCTACGGTCCCGAGTCGATCGAGGTCGAGGACATGTACTACCGGCTGGACCGCGATCTGGCCGACTTCCTGACCTTCCTCTTCGCACAGGTCAAGGATGGAAACGTGCTGGTGGTCGTCACCTCCGACCACGGCACAAGCCCCTCGTACGACGCCGGGCAGCAGGAGGCCGAACGCTTCAACAGCCGCCAGTTCGAGGTGATTGTCAACGGCTTTCTGAACGTCCGCTACGGCACGGGCGACTGGGTGGTGGCCTACGGCGACAAGTCGCTCTGGCTGAACCACAACCTCATCTACGAACGCGGACTGAATCTGGCCGAGGTGCAGAACGAGGTGGCCATCTTCGCCATGCAGTTCAGCGGCGTGTCGCACGCTCTGGCCGCCACGGCCATGCGCACGAGCTACTTCGGCAGCGGATACGCCCGCAAGATGCAGAACAGCTTCTACCCGCGCCGTTCGGGCGACGTGATTCTCAATCTGATGCCCGGCTGGATCGAGGAGCAGGAGCGCTGCTGGTCGATGTCGGGCTCGATGTACGGCTACGACACCGAGGTGCCGCTGATCTTCTACGGACAGGGGGCCGGACCGTTGCGCGTCAACCGCCGCGTGGAGATGACCGCCGTGACCCCGACACTGGCCCGCGTGGCCGGTGTGCGCGAACCCGCCGCCGCGGAGGGCACGGTCCTCGAAGAGATCGTCGACCTGTAG
- the secA gene encoding preprotein translocase subunit SecA translates to MDIVASIIKALFGSKADKDRKLIEPYLQKIKAVYPSIEALSNDELRARSENLKKQIADYIAQDEARIVELKAQLEKPETSLEEKEKISKEIDSTTKRIDDRIEEILDRILPEAFAIMKDTARRFAQNDTVVVTANDFDRELAATKDFVTIDGDKAVYATHWMAGGNDVKWDMIHYDVQLFGGVVLHQGKIAEMATGEGKTLVATLPVFLNALAKKGVHMVTVNNYLAKRDSEWMGPMYEFHGLSVACIDDTQPNSEARRKAYMADITFGTNNEYGFDYLRDNMASSPKDLVQRKHHFAIVDEVDSVLIDDARTPLIISGPVPKGDDQMFEQYNPAIEHLYNLQKNLVTQLLAEARQLISAGKTDEGGIKLYRAHKGLPKYKPLIKYLSEQGVKALMQKTENIYMQDNNRRMPEITDDLFFVIDEKLNSVELTDKGHEVLSKYFNEDGFFVLPDIGAEVAELEKSQLEPDEKAKKRDEVINDYAIKSERVHTVNQLLKAYAMFEKDIEYVVMDNKVKIVDEQTGRILEGRRYSDGLHQAIEAKEHVKVEAATQTFATITLQNYFRMYHKLAGMTGTAETEASEFWSIYKLDVVVIPTNRPVIRDDRQDLIYKTKREKYNAVIEEIVRLVGEGRPVLVGTTSVEISELLSRMLKLRGIKHNVLNAKQHALEAQVVAEAGRSGQVTIATNMAGRGTDIKLTPEVKEAGGLAIIGTERHESRRVDRQLRGRAGRQGDPGSSQFFVSLEDDLMRLFGSGRIATMMDRMGLKDGEVIQSKMMTKAIERAQKKVEENNFGIRKRLLEYDDVMNSQREVIYTRRRHALYGERIEIDLNNIMYDFADNFVEENRGIEYEDFRMELIRQVAVELPMDEATYKNAKTAELVEAIVKALKEAYARRAKAVADTVRPVMERIYEDRKDQLDSNIYFPITDGHLGYNVPVNLRRCKESDGAEIYKVFSKIVMFTTIDDAWREHLREMDDLRQSVQNATYEQKDPLLIYKFESFGLFSKMLIKVNREVLSILDRAYIPVREQSAEEAQRLQQERERRAKVDVNKLQASRMQAAAQAGQQERQKPMPLHVEKKVGRNDPCPCGSGKKYKNCHGKGL, encoded by the coding sequence ATGGATATAGTTGCCAGCATCATCAAAGCCCTCTTCGGCTCGAAAGCCGACAAGGACCGCAAACTGATCGAGCCCTATCTGCAGAAGATCAAGGCCGTATACCCGTCGATCGAGGCCCTTTCGAACGACGAACTCCGCGCCCGCAGCGAGAATCTCAAAAAACAGATCGCCGACTACATCGCCCAGGACGAGGCCCGCATCGTCGAACTCAAGGCCCAGCTCGAAAAACCCGAAACGTCGCTCGAAGAGAAGGAGAAGATCTCCAAGGAGATCGACTCCACCACCAAGCGTATCGACGACCGCATCGAGGAGATCCTCGACCGCATCCTCCCCGAGGCCTTCGCCATCATGAAGGATACGGCACGACGCTTCGCCCAGAACGACACCGTCGTCGTCACGGCCAACGACTTCGACCGCGAACTCGCTGCTACGAAGGACTTCGTCACCATCGACGGCGACAAGGCCGTCTATGCCACCCACTGGATGGCCGGCGGCAACGACGTCAAGTGGGACATGATCCACTACGACGTCCAGCTCTTCGGCGGCGTGGTGCTCCATCAGGGCAAGATCGCCGAAATGGCAACGGGTGAAGGCAAAACCCTCGTGGCAACGCTCCCCGTATTCCTCAACGCCCTGGCCAAGAAGGGCGTGCACATGGTCACGGTGAACAACTACCTGGCCAAGCGTGACTCCGAATGGATGGGCCCGATGTACGAGTTCCACGGACTGTCGGTCGCCTGCATCGACGACACGCAGCCCAACTCCGAAGCCCGCCGCAAAGCCTACATGGCCGACATCACCTTCGGCACGAACAACGAGTACGGTTTCGACTACCTGCGCGACAACATGGCTTCGTCGCCCAAGGACCTCGTCCAGCGCAAGCACCACTTCGCCATCGTCGACGAGGTCGACTCCGTGCTGATCGACGACGCCCGTACGCCGCTCATCATCTCGGGCCCCGTTCCCAAGGGCGACGACCAGATGTTCGAGCAGTACAACCCCGCCATCGAGCACCTCTACAACCTGCAGAAAAACCTCGTCACGCAGCTGCTGGCCGAGGCCCGGCAGCTGATCTCGGCCGGCAAGACCGACGAGGGCGGCATCAAGCTCTACCGCGCGCACAAGGGCCTCCCGAAATACAAGCCGCTGATCAAGTACCTCTCCGAGCAGGGCGTCAAGGCGCTGATGCAGAAGACCGAGAACATCTACATGCAGGACAACAACCGCCGCATGCCCGAGATCACGGACGACCTCTTCTTCGTCATCGACGAGAAGCTCAATTCGGTCGAACTCACGGACAAGGGTCATGAGGTGCTCTCGAAATACTTCAACGAGGACGGTTTCTTCGTCCTGCCGGACATCGGCGCCGAGGTGGCCGAACTCGAAAAGAGCCAGCTCGAGCCCGATGAGAAGGCAAAAAAGCGCGACGAGGTGATCAACGACTACGCCATCAAGTCGGAGCGTGTCCACACGGTCAACCAGCTGCTCAAGGCCTATGCCATGTTCGAGAAGGACATCGAGTACGTGGTGATGGACAACAAGGTGAAGATCGTCGACGAGCAGACCGGCCGTATCCTCGAAGGTCGCCGCTATTCGGACGGCCTGCACCAGGCCATCGAGGCCAAGGAGCACGTCAAGGTCGAGGCCGCCACGCAGACCTTCGCCACCATCACGCTGCAGAACTACTTCCGCATGTACCACAAGCTGGCCGGTATGACCGGTACGGCCGAAACCGAGGCCTCGGAGTTCTGGAGCATCTACAAACTCGACGTGGTGGTGATCCCGACGAACCGTCCCGTCATCCGCGACGACCGCCAGGACCTCATCTACAAAACCAAGCGCGAAAAGTACAACGCCGTCATCGAAGAGATCGTCCGCCTGGTCGGCGAGGGCCGTCCGGTGCTGGTCGGCACGACGTCGGTCGAGATCTCCGAACTGCTGAGCCGCATGCTCAAGCTGCGCGGAATCAAGCACAACGTCCTCAACGCCAAGCAGCACGCCCTGGAGGCTCAGGTCGTGGCCGAAGCCGGACGTTCGGGTCAGGTGACCATCGCCACCAACATGGCCGGCCGTGGTACCGACATCAAACTCACGCCCGAAGTGAAGGAGGCCGGCGGTCTGGCCATCATCGGTACGGAGCGCCACGAAAGCCGCCGCGTCGACCGTCAGCTGAGAGGTCGTGCCGGACGTCAGGGCGACCCCGGATCGTCGCAGTTCTTCGTCTCGCTCGAAGATGACCTGATGCGTCTGTTCGGTTCGGGGCGGATCGCCACGATGATGGACCGCATGGGTCTGAAGGACGGCGAGGTGATCCAGTCCAAGATGATGACCAAGGCCATCGAGCGCGCCCAGAAGAAGGTCGAGGAGAACAACTTCGGCATCCGCAAGCGGCTGCTCGAGTACGACGACGTGATGAACTCACAGCGCGAGGTGATCTACACGCGCCGCCGCCACGCCCTCTACGGCGAGCGGATCGAAATCGACCTGAACAACATCATGTACGACTTCGCCGACAACTTCGTCGAGGAGAACCGCGGCATCGAATACGAGGATTTCCGCATGGAGCTGATCCGTCAGGTGGCCGTCGAGCTGCCGATGGACGAGGCAACGTACAAGAATGCAAAAACCGCCGAACTGGTCGAGGCCATCGTCAAGGCCCTCAAGGAGGCCTACGCCCGCCGCGCCAAGGCTGTGGCCGACACCGTGCGTCCCGTCATGGAGCGCATCTATGAGGATCGCAAGGACCAGCTCGACTCGAACATCTACTTCCCGATCACGGACGGCCACCTCGGATACAACGTCCCGGTCAACCTGCGCCGGTGCAAGGAGTCGGACGGAGCCGAAATCTACAAGGTCTTCTCGAAGATCGTCATGTTCACGACCATCGACGATGCCTGGCGGGAGCATCTGCGCGAGATGGACGACCTGCGCCAGAGCGTGCAGAACGCTACCTACGAGCAGAAGGACCCGCTGCTGATCTACAAGTTCGAATCCTTCGGGCTCTTCTCGAAGATGCTCATCAAGGTCAACCGCGAGGTGCTCTCGATCCTCGACCGCGCCTACATCCCCGTGCGCGAGCAGAGCGCCGAGGAGGCCCAGCGGCTGCAGCAGGAGCGTGAGCGCCGGGCCAAGGTCGACGTCAACAAACTGCAGGCTTCGCGCATGCAGGCTGCCGCCCAGGCCGGCCAGCAGGAGCGTCAGAAGCCCATGCCGCTGCACGTCGAAAAGAAGGTCGGCCGCAACGATCCCTGCCCCTGCGGTTCGGGCAAGAAGTACAAGAACTGCCACGGCAAAGGGCTCTAA
- a CDS encoding metal-sulfur cluster assembly factor, whose translation MTPEEILEVEKEIVATLKNIYDPEIPVNIYDLGLVYEIDYTPDGVATIRMTLTAPNCPMADMLVEDVNQQVAKVKGVKSVNVILTFDPVWDKSMMSEEALLELNML comes from the coding sequence ATGACACCCGAAGAGATTCTTGAGGTTGAAAAGGAGATCGTCGCGACGCTCAAGAACATATACGACCCGGAAATCCCGGTCAACATCTACGATCTCGGTCTGGTCTACGAAATCGACTACACGCCCGACGGCGTGGCCACGATCCGCATGACCCTCACCGCCCCCAACTGCCCGATGGCCGACATGCTCGTCGAGGATGTCAACCAGCAGGTCGCCAAGGTCAAGGGCGTCAAGTCGGTGAACGTCATCCTCACGTTCGACCCCGTGTGGGACAAGAGCATGATGTCCGAGGAGGCGCTGCTGGAACTCAACATGCTGTAG
- a CDS encoding DUF2851 family protein codes for MAEAKGANTEQRSRTIERLEARAGEHACGGFFAALDDLQRTELFTTLIFDRLQRKMRTVEALRREAADNWNQTFYLLYFRTLGDRRNQEAYLELARRVPYRVVLRERRVPHAIEAMLFGASGLLDLYRNDEYTLNLRRNFEHLAAKYDIRPMEAAVWELAEIRPANHPVLRLAQAAEFFAQDEFVMDRTMACRSEEDVRRLFGIEAADYWRTHFVPAAESDSRPKRIGAFKANIIGINLVVVLQFAYGSFMANERLRDSALSLLERLPAEDNRYMRDWAAAGVRPRNAFESQALLQLATEYCPERRCAECPVGRRIAKSIPEMQ; via the coding sequence ATGGCGGAGGCTAAGGGTGCAAACACGGAGCAGAGGTCCCGCACGATCGAACGGCTCGAAGCCCGGGCCGGCGAACACGCCTGCGGCGGATTCTTCGCGGCACTCGACGATCTGCAGCGCACGGAGCTCTTCACGACGCTGATCTTCGACCGGCTGCAACGCAAGATGCGCACCGTCGAGGCTCTGCGCCGCGAGGCCGCCGACAACTGGAACCAGACCTTCTACCTGCTCTACTTCCGCACGCTGGGCGACCGCCGCAACCAGGAGGCCTATCTCGAACTGGCGCGGAGGGTCCCCTACCGTGTCGTGTTGCGCGAACGTCGGGTGCCCCACGCCATCGAGGCGATGCTCTTCGGCGCCTCGGGACTGCTCGACCTCTACCGCAACGACGAATATACGCTCAATCTGCGCCGCAACTTCGAACACCTGGCGGCCAAATACGATATCCGCCCGATGGAGGCCGCAGTGTGGGAACTCGCCGAAATCCGTCCGGCCAACCACCCCGTGCTGCGGCTGGCGCAGGCCGCGGAGTTCTTCGCCCAGGATGAATTCGTCATGGACCGCACGATGGCCTGCCGCAGCGAGGAGGATGTCCGCCGTCTGTTCGGTATCGAAGCCGCCGACTACTGGCGCACCCACTTCGTCCCCGCTGCCGAAAGCGACTCGCGGCCCAAGCGCATCGGCGCCTTCAAGGCCAACATCATCGGCATCAATCTGGTCGTCGTGCTGCAGTTCGCCTACGGCAGCTTCATGGCCAACGAACGATTGCGCGACAGCGCCCTCTCGCTGCTCGAAAGACTCCCGGCCGAGGACAACCGCTACATGCGTGACTGGGCGGCAGCCGGCGTGCGCCCGCGCAACGCCTTCGAAAGTCAGGCCCTGCTGCAACTCGCGACCGAATACTGTCCGGAGCGGCGCTGCGCGGAGTGTCCCGTCGGACGCCGGATCGCAAAATCGATCCCGGAAATGCAATAG
- a CDS encoding SDR family oxidoreductase produces MKRIVIVGATSGIGFATARACIREGWRLGAAGRRLEALEALRAEAPEQVEIEPLDVTRDDAPEHLDRLIQRLGGMDTYLHVSGIGSRNFELRPDIEVETLRTNGEGFVRMVTAAYACFRKQGGGHLAVISSIAGTRGLGAAPAYSATKRMQNTYIDALAQLARMEGHDRIRFTDIRPGFIATPLLAREPRYPMLMQTEKVVRRIMQVLRNPRRRVVIDRRYALLVLLWRLIPQGIWERLKIRPREK; encoded by the coding sequence ATGAAACGCATCGTCATCGTCGGAGCCACCTCGGGCATAGGGTTCGCGACCGCCCGAGCCTGCATCCGCGAAGGGTGGCGCTTGGGGGCTGCCGGGCGTCGGCTGGAAGCCCTCGAAGCCCTGCGGGCCGAAGCCCCCGAACAGGTCGAGATCGAACCGCTGGATGTCACACGCGACGATGCCCCGGAACACCTCGACAGACTCATCCAACGTCTCGGAGGCATGGACACCTACCTTCATGTCTCGGGCATCGGAAGCCGCAACTTCGAACTGAGGCCCGACATCGAGGTGGAGACCCTGCGCACCAATGGCGAAGGGTTCGTCCGCATGGTGACCGCGGCCTACGCCTGCTTCCGCAAACAGGGTGGCGGACATCTGGCCGTCATCAGTTCGATTGCCGGCACACGCGGACTCGGCGCCGCACCCGCCTACTCGGCCACCAAACGCATGCAGAACACCTACATCGACGCCCTCGCCCAGCTGGCCCGCATGGAGGGACACGACCGAATCCGCTTCACGGACATCCGCCCGGGATTCATCGCCACCCCGCTGCTGGCCCGCGAGCCCCGCTATCCGATGCTGATGCAGACCGAAAAGGTAGTGCGCCGCATCATGCAGGTGCTGCGCAACCCCCGCCGAAGGGTCGTCATCGACCGTCGTTACGCCCTGCTGGTGCTCCTCTGGAGGCTGATTCCGCAGGGGATATGGGAACGCCTGAAAATCCGACCCCGCGAAAAATAG
- a CDS encoding glycosyltransferase family 2 protein, whose translation MENSSKRPLISVVMPLYNAERFVGESIESLMAQTLSDFELIVIDDCSTDGSAAVVEQLQRRDPRIVLLRNEHNAGAAETRNHGMDAARGEFIAFLDADDICVPRRFEKQIAFLKAHPEVDICGSYYLIFNDRDGRNHGHYGHLPLTPEEIRCQVFFFNPLGMSTIMLRANALRKTGIRFRNCVCEDYKLWADLSDRLAMANIPECLILYRQWEEQTSARHQQRQVESALEIQRELLARRTGIVLSDDEARRLSRFVHQPELVERSDLPFFRQFLFRFHHAYRQREPYRPKHFERMLRNRFIYFYRRFNPSWKVWLQKRLFRIALLFH comes from the coding sequence ATGGAAAACAGCTCCAAACGCCCCCTGATCAGCGTTGTCATGCCGCTCTACAACGCAGAGCGATTCGTCGGCGAAAGCATCGAAAGCCTGATGGCTCAGACGCTCTCCGATTTCGAACTGATCGTCATCGACGACTGCTCAACCGACGGCTCGGCGGCCGTGGTCGAGCAGCTCCAACGACGCGACCCGCGGATCGTCCTGCTGCGCAACGAACACAATGCCGGTGCGGCCGAAACCCGGAATCACGGAATGGATGCGGCCCGCGGCGAATTCATCGCCTTCCTCGATGCCGACGACATCTGCGTCCCGAGGCGTTTCGAAAAGCAGATCGCCTTTCTGAAAGCCCACCCCGAAGTGGATATCTGCGGCAGCTACTATCTGATTTTCAACGACCGAGACGGTCGCAATCACGGCCATTACGGCCATCTTCCGCTCACCCCGGAGGAGATTCGCTGCCAAGTCTTCTTTTTCAATCCGCTGGGCATGTCCACCATCATGCTGCGGGCCAATGCCCTCCGGAAAACCGGAATTCGGTTCCGGAACTGCGTCTGCGAAGACTACAAGCTGTGGGCCGATCTCTCGGACCGGCTCGCCATGGCCAACATCCCCGAGTGTCTGATCCTCTACCGCCAATGGGAGGAGCAGACTTCAGCCCGGCACCAGCAGCGTCAGGTGGAGAGTGCCCTGGAGATTCAACGCGAACTGCTCGCTCGAAGAACGGGCATCGTCCTCTCGGACGACGAAGCCCGAAGGCTGTCCCGCTTCGTCCACCAGCCCGAACTGGTCGAACGCAGCGACCTCCCCTTCTTCCGGCAATTCCTGTTCCGCTTCCACCATGCCTACCGACAACGGGAACCCTACAGGCCGAAACACTTCGAACGGATGCTGCGCAACCGCTTCATCTACTTCTACCGGCGTTTCAACCCTTCGTGGAAGGTCTGGCTGCAAAAGCGCCTCTTCCGGATCGCTCTGCTGTTCCATTGA
- a CDS encoding SufE family protein yields MDKIQEEIIEEFSVFDDWLDKYDYLIGLSETLPPIAPEHRTEQYLIQGCQSRVWVDARLENGRVYYSADSDAIITKGIIALLIRVLNGRTPKEILDTELYFVDRIGLSANLSPTRANGLVAMIKQMRLYALAFETKVEAEEKEEKTKTENSGNGAN; encoded by the coding sequence ATGGACAAGATACAGGAGGAAATCATCGAGGAGTTCTCGGTTTTCGACGACTGGCTCGACAAATACGACTATCTGATCGGTCTGAGCGAAACGCTCCCCCCGATCGCCCCGGAACACCGCACCGAACAGTACCTCATTCAGGGGTGCCAGTCGCGGGTGTGGGTCGACGCCCGGCTGGAAAACGGCCGCGTCTACTACTCGGCCGACAGCGACGCCATAATAACCAAGGGGATTATCGCGTTACTGATCCGGGTGCTCAACGGCCGGACCCCGAAGGAGATCCTCGATACGGAGCTCTACTTCGTCGACCGCATCGGTCTGAGCGCCAACCTCTCGCCCACACGGGCCAACGGACTGGTGGCGATGATCAAGCAGATGAGACTCTACGCCCTGGCCTTCGAGACCAAGGTCGAGGCCGAAGAGAAAGAAGAGAAAACAAAAACGGAAAACAGCGGCAACGGGGCGAACTGA